The Cellulomonas sp. P24 genome contains a region encoding:
- a CDS encoding alpha/beta fold hydrolase — translation MTTNTNNPTIILIAGHWLGAWAWDEVVEHLTAAGRRAIPMTLPGLDATDPERASRTLDDQAAAIEQVAASEEHPVVIVAHSGANAPVSLVLDHHPELVRRVVWVDSGPAAPGSVFAPDRADELPLPPFEALAEQASLDGLSTHDLERFRARAVPEPGPVLRQPVELSNDARLQVPTTLVCCSIPSAQVRELADAGHPMFAEVANLQHLDLVDLPTGHWPMWSRPQDLAQVLAAAATSRVG, via the coding sequence ATGACGACGAACACGAACAACCCGACCATCATCCTGATCGCCGGCCACTGGCTCGGCGCGTGGGCGTGGGACGAGGTGGTGGAGCACCTGACCGCTGCCGGCCGGCGAGCCATTCCGATGACCCTCCCCGGCCTGGACGCGACAGACCCCGAGCGAGCCTCCCGGACGCTCGACGACCAGGCGGCGGCGATCGAGCAGGTCGCAGCCTCCGAGGAGCACCCGGTGGTCATCGTGGCGCACAGCGGCGCCAACGCCCCGGTGAGCCTGGTGCTCGACCATCACCCCGAGCTCGTCCGACGTGTGGTCTGGGTCGACAGCGGACCGGCCGCGCCCGGAAGCGTCTTCGCTCCCGACCGCGCGGACGAGCTGCCCCTGCCACCCTTCGAGGCGCTTGCGGAGCAGGCCAGCCTCGACGGCTTGAGCACCCACGATCTCGAGCGATTCCGGGCCCGGGCCGTCCCGGAGCCCGGTCCCGTGCTTCGCCAGCCGGTGGAGCTCAGCAACGACGCACGCCTGCAGGTCCCGACCACGCTGGTGTGCTGCTCGATCCCGAGCGCCCAGGTGAGGGAGCTGGCCGACGCCGGCCATCCGATGTTCGCCGAGGTCGCGAACCTCCAGCACCTCGACCTCGTCGACCTGCCGACCGGCCACTGGCCCATGTGGAGTCGCCCGCAGGACCTCGCCCAGGTCCTCGCCGCCGCAGCAACATCCCGGGTGGGCTGA
- the nagB gene encoding glucosamine-6-phosphate deaminase — protein sequence MEVVIAAPEELAALAAGAIEQLLTAKPAAVLGLATGSSPLGIYDELARRHAEGRVTFAQARAFMLDEYVGLAADHPERYRNVIEREIASRVDFAPGAVQGPDGLADDVVAACARYEAAIAEVGGVDLQILGIGSDGHVGFNEPGSSLASRTRIKTLTDQTRTDNARFFGGDVNLVPHHCLTQGLATIMGARHIVLIATGRAKAEAIHHLVEGPVSAMWPATILQHHPHVSVLVDAAAASRLQLADYFRSTYAAKPAWQGL from the coding sequence ATGGAGGTCGTGATCGCGGCACCCGAGGAGCTTGCGGCCCTGGCCGCAGGCGCGATCGAGCAGCTGCTGACCGCGAAGCCGGCGGCGGTGCTCGGCCTCGCGACCGGGTCGAGCCCGCTCGGCATCTACGACGAGCTCGCCCGCCGCCACGCCGAGGGTCGCGTCACGTTCGCGCAGGCGCGGGCCTTCATGCTCGACGAGTACGTCGGGCTCGCCGCCGACCACCCCGAGCGCTACCGCAACGTGATCGAGAGGGAGATCGCCTCGCGCGTCGACTTCGCGCCGGGAGCGGTGCAGGGTCCGGACGGGCTCGCGGATGACGTCGTCGCGGCGTGCGCGCGGTACGAGGCGGCGATCGCCGAGGTCGGCGGGGTGGACCTGCAGATCCTCGGCATCGGCTCCGACGGCCACGTGGGCTTCAACGAGCCCGGGTCGTCGCTCGCCTCGCGGACCCGCATCAAGACGCTCACCGATCAGACGCGCACGGACAACGCTCGGTTCTTCGGCGGAGACGTGAACCTGGTGCCGCACCACTGCCTGACGCAGGGGCTCGCGACGATCATGGGCGCCCGGCACATCGTGCTGATCGCGACGGGTCGGGCCAAGGCCGAGGCGATCCACCACCTCGTCGAGGGTCCGGTCAGCGCGATGTGGCCGGCGACGATCCTGCAGCACCACCCGCACGTGAGCGTGCTCGTCGACGCCGCCGCAGCGAGCCGGCTGCAGCTCGCGGACTACTTCCGCAGCACGTACGCCGCGAAGCCGGCGTGGCAGGGGTTGTGA
- a CDS encoding peptidoglycan-binding domain-containing protein, with protein sequence MSVAAVAAAAGGVAAMTAGRSAAQDGTVAARTLPTEPIERRDLVVTETFTGELAYAGLRTLTTGRAGTVTTVAPVGSVVTVGTALYSIDLEPAVLLVGAIPAFRALDVDVSDGPDVRQLEQALADLGYGADLTVDDHFSSVTAAAVTRWETDLGRADPDGVVGLGDVVFSTGDVRVSEVVAAVGARVQQGSGVLAATSTGTLVTLDLEVDRADDVETGTAVALTLPGGVASTGTITSIGTQPEVAPNDPTATATVPVEITLDDPAAAGEFDSGSVDVALERSREDRVLAVPVTALLALAEGGYALEVSDGAGATHLIGVKIGTIADGYVAVSGDGVAAGVSVVVPS encoded by the coding sequence GTGTCCGTCGCCGCGGTGGCCGCGGCCGCGGGCGGGGTGGCGGCGATGACCGCCGGCCGGTCCGCCGCGCAGGACGGCACGGTCGCGGCACGCACGCTGCCGACGGAACCCATCGAACGGCGCGACCTCGTCGTCACCGAGACCTTCACCGGTGAGCTCGCCTACGCCGGGCTGCGGACGCTCACGACCGGCCGGGCCGGCACCGTCACCACGGTGGCCCCGGTCGGATCCGTCGTGACCGTCGGCACGGCGCTCTACTCGATCGACCTCGAGCCGGCCGTCCTGCTCGTCGGGGCCATCCCCGCGTTCCGGGCGCTCGACGTCGACGTGAGCGACGGGCCGGACGTCCGGCAGCTCGAGCAGGCGCTCGCGGACCTCGGCTACGGGGCGGACCTGACGGTCGACGACCACTTCAGCTCCGTGACCGCGGCTGCGGTGACGCGATGGGAGACGGACCTCGGGCGTGCCGATCCCGACGGGGTCGTCGGGCTCGGGGACGTCGTGTTCTCGACCGGCGACGTGCGGGTCTCCGAGGTGGTCGCCGCCGTCGGGGCCCGGGTGCAGCAGGGGAGCGGCGTGCTCGCGGCGACCTCGACCGGCACCCTCGTGACCCTGGACCTCGAGGTGGACCGTGCCGACGACGTCGAGACCGGGACGGCGGTCGCCCTGACCCTGCCCGGCGGTGTCGCGAGCACCGGGACGATCACGAGCATCGGCACCCAGCCGGAGGTCGCCCCGAACGACCCGACCGCGACCGCGACGGTCCCGGTCGAGATCACGCTCGACGACCCGGCAGCGGCCGGGGAGTTCGACAGCGGGTCGGTGGACGTGGCGCTCGAACGCTCACGCGAGGACCGCGTGCTCGCGGTGCCCGTCACGGCGCTGCTCGCCCTCGCCGAGGGTGGCTACGCCCTCGAGGTGTCCGACGGTGCGGGTGCGACGCACCTGATCGGCGTGAAGATCGGGACGATCGCCGACGGCTACGTGGCCGTCTCCGGTGACGGCGTCGCTGCGGGCGTGTCCGTGGTGGTGCCGTCATGA
- a CDS encoding response regulator transcription factor translates to MQILVVDDDEAVRDSLRRSLSFEGYDVRTAVDGVDALAAVEAHAPDVVVLDLQMPRMDGLEMCRRLRAGGHDVPVLMLTARDGTRDRVTGLDVGADDYLPKPFALEELLARLRALLRRSGARAATSHVLRFADLVMDTDTREVTRAGVPLTLTRTEHSLLELLLLHPRQVLSRTQILRDVWGYEYDNGSNTLEVYVGYLRHKLEASGGGRLLHNVRGVGYVLREPTTSARGA, encoded by the coding sequence GTGCAGATACTGGTGGTCGACGACGACGAGGCGGTGCGCGACAGCCTGCGCCGCAGCCTGTCGTTCGAGGGCTACGACGTGCGCACCGCGGTGGACGGGGTCGACGCGCTCGCTGCCGTCGAGGCGCACGCGCCGGACGTCGTCGTCCTGGACCTGCAGATGCCCCGCATGGACGGCCTGGAGATGTGCCGCCGCCTGCGCGCGGGCGGTCACGACGTCCCGGTCCTCATGCTGACGGCACGCGACGGCACCCGTGACCGCGTCACCGGCCTGGACGTCGGCGCGGACGACTACCTACCCAAGCCGTTCGCCCTCGAGGAGCTGCTCGCCCGGCTCCGCGCGCTGCTACGGCGGAGCGGCGCCCGGGCGGCGACGTCCCACGTGCTGCGGTTCGCGGACCTCGTCATGGACACCGACACGCGCGAGGTGACCCGGGCCGGCGTCCCGCTCACCCTGACCCGCACCGAGCACTCCCTGCTCGAGCTGCTCCTGCTGCACCCGCGCCAGGTGCTGTCCCGCACGCAGATCCTGCGCGACGTGTGGGGGTACGAGTACGACAACGGCTCCAACACCCTCGAGGTGTACGTGGGCTACCTGCGCCACAAGCTCGAGGCGTCCGGGGGCGGGCGGCTGCTGCACAACGTCCGCGGCGTCGGCTACGTCCTGCGGGAACCGACGACCTCCGCCCGCGGCGCATGA
- a CDS encoding helix-turn-helix domain-containing protein, translated as MRAAPDDLTASARIRAAAMRLFAERGFDATSIRDVAAEAGVSSSLVVHHFKTKAQLKEATDARLISALTSMPADVPTDAGGGFQRDGRIDGRAPPRRAGAHALHASHAHRRR; from the coding sequence ATGCGTGCAGCCCCCGATGACCTCACCGCCTCCGCCCGGATCCGCGCCGCAGCGATGCGCCTGTTCGCCGAGCGCGGGTTCGACGCCACGTCGATCCGCGACGTCGCCGCCGAGGCCGGCGTGTCCTCCTCGCTCGTCGTCCACCACTTCAAGACGAAGGCGCAGCTCAAGGAGGCCACCGACGCCCGGCTGATCTCTGCGCTCACCTCGATGCCCGCGGACGTGCCCACGGACGCGGGGGGCGGATTTCAGCGAGATGGCCGGATCGATGGCCGAGCTCCTCCGCGGCGAGCCGGAGCTCATGCGCTACATGCGTCGCATGCTCATCGACGGCGGTGA
- a CDS encoding peptidoglycan-binding protein: MLPQSTGQTSTGAASSTPTATLTALAALGTAVTTGTVLYAADGEPVVAIWTDVAFWRDLELGVDDGADVRALEELLTALGYGDGLTVDDAFTSVTAAAVERWEADLGRLEPDGVVALGDLVVVPDASEVTARLLQPGDAVRSGAAVLTIASSAQVVGAEVDAEDVADWPAGAAVTVAWSDGATTAAHVVATGRDVVDGRVTLSVGFDVEEPGRATGTPVTVVRAADQRDGVLTVPVAAIVADATGSPSVVLDGEVRRQVPVAVGVVADGWVEVSGELVPGDRVVLPG, from the coding sequence GTGCTGCCGCAGAGCACCGGGCAGACGTCCACCGGGGCGGCGTCGAGCACACCGACGGCGACGCTCACCGCGCTCGCGGCCCTCGGGACCGCGGTCACGACGGGGACGGTCCTGTACGCCGCGGACGGTGAACCGGTCGTCGCGATCTGGACGGACGTCGCGTTCTGGCGCGACCTGGAGCTCGGCGTCGACGACGGCGCGGACGTCCGGGCCCTCGAGGAGCTGCTGACCGCGCTCGGCTACGGCGACGGCCTGACGGTCGACGACGCGTTCACGTCGGTCACCGCCGCTGCGGTCGAACGCTGGGAGGCGGACCTCGGGCGACTGGAGCCGGACGGCGTCGTCGCGCTCGGGGACCTCGTCGTGGTGCCGGACGCGAGCGAGGTCACCGCCCGGTTGCTGCAGCCAGGGGACGCCGTGCGGAGCGGCGCTGCGGTGCTGACCATCGCGAGTTCCGCGCAGGTCGTCGGCGCCGAGGTCGACGCCGAGGACGTCGCCGACTGGCCGGCGGGAGCGGCTGTGACGGTCGCATGGTCGGACGGCGCGACGACTGCGGCGCATGTCGTCGCGACCGGTCGGGACGTCGTCGACGGACGGGTCACCCTCAGCGTCGGGTTCGACGTCGAGGAGCCCGGACGGGCGACGGGGACACCGGTGACCGTCGTCCGGGCCGCGGACCAGCGGGACGGCGTCCTCACGGTGCCGGTCGCCGCGATCGTGGCGGACGCGACCGGTAGCCCGAGCGTCGTCCTGGACGGTGAGGTGCGTCGTCAGGTGCCGGTGGCCGTGGGCGTCGTGGCCGACGGATGGGTCGAGGTGTCCGGTGAGCTCGTGCCGGGGGACCGGGTGGTGCTACCGGGCTGA
- a CDS encoding ABC transporter ATP-binding protein — MSAAPDVVLELSDVVKEYLTDPPTRVLHGIDLVVERGELVAIVGPSGSGKSTLLNIIGTLDLPTSGTVRVAGHDVSMLSDEDLSALRSTQIGFVFQQFFLLSGMTSIDNVADGLLYRGVPRRLRRARAAEALERVGLTHRMHHNPEKLSGGERQRVAIARALVGEPALVLADEPTGNLDSASSASIMALLHELHGGGSTILVITHDHEIAASLPRQVAVRDGRIEHDSARGVLTSGAVR, encoded by the coding sequence ATGAGCGCCGCGCCGGACGTCGTCCTCGAGCTGAGCGACGTCGTCAAGGAGTACCTCACCGACCCGCCCACGCGCGTGCTGCACGGGATCGACCTGGTCGTCGAGCGCGGCGAGCTCGTGGCGATCGTCGGGCCGTCCGGGTCGGGGAAGTCCACGCTGCTCAACATCATCGGCACGCTGGACCTCCCGACCAGCGGCACGGTGCGCGTCGCCGGCCACGACGTGTCGATGCTCTCCGACGAGGACCTCTCCGCACTGCGGTCGACGCAGATCGGGTTCGTGTTCCAGCAGTTCTTCCTGCTGTCGGGGATGACGTCGATCGACAACGTCGCCGACGGGCTGCTCTACCGCGGGGTGCCGCGACGGCTGCGACGCGCCCGTGCGGCGGAGGCCCTCGAACGTGTGGGGCTGACGCACCGCATGCACCACAACCCGGAGAAGCTGTCCGGCGGTGAGCGGCAGCGCGTCGCGATCGCCCGGGCGCTCGTCGGGGAACCGGCCCTCGTCCTCGCCGACGAGCCGACGGGCAACCTCGACTCCGCGTCGAGCGCGTCGATCATGGCGCTGCTCCACGAGCTGCACGGCGGTGGGTCGACGATCCTCGTCATCACGCACGACCACGAGATCGCGGCGAGCCTGCCACGCCAGGTCGCGGTGCGGGACGGCCGGATCGAGCACGACTCCGCCCGTGGGGTCCTCACCTCGGGGGCGGTCCGATGA
- a CDS encoding ABC transporter ATP-binding protein: MIETHSLTRSFGPHRGIIDVDLEVEPGQIFGFLGPNGAGKSTTIRILMGLYHASSGTAQVLGLDPRRDSVELHRRTGYLPGELALYPRMTGREILERFRSARGLRDTRYRDELIERFGAEVDRPTQTLSKGNKQKLGIVLAFMHRPELLVLDEATSGLDPLLQQEFISLLRETAADGRTVFLSSHDLDEVQRVVHRLAIIREGRIVVADTVDGLRKHAPRTIELTFDRDVDTTTLTQLDGVQVTGTDPRRVLLTITGPVAPVLRAIAPLDPIDLLARPADLDELFLDYYRSTDLPEATRAH; encoded by the coding sequence GTGATCGAGACACACAGCCTGACCAGGTCGTTCGGCCCCCACCGCGGGATCATCGACGTCGACCTCGAGGTCGAGCCGGGTCAGATCTTCGGCTTCCTCGGCCCCAACGGTGCCGGCAAGTCGACGACCATCCGCATCCTCATGGGGCTCTACCACGCGTCGTCGGGCACCGCACAGGTGCTCGGGCTCGACCCGCGCCGGGACTCCGTCGAGCTGCACCGGCGCACCGGTTACCTGCCCGGCGAGCTCGCCCTGTACCCGCGCATGACCGGACGCGAGATCCTCGAGCGGTTCCGCTCGGCCCGCGGCCTGCGGGACACGCGCTACCGGGACGAGCTGATCGAGCGCTTCGGCGCCGAGGTCGACCGCCCCACGCAGACGCTGTCGAAGGGCAACAAGCAGAAGCTAGGGATCGTCCTGGCGTTCATGCACCGGCCCGAGCTGCTCGTGCTCGACGAGGCGACGTCGGGCCTCGACCCGCTCCTGCAGCAGGAGTTCATCTCCCTCCTGCGGGAGACCGCGGCCGACGGTCGCACCGTCTTCCTCTCGTCGCACGACCTCGACGAGGTGCAGCGCGTCGTGCACCGGCTCGCGATCATCCGCGAGGGGCGGATCGTCGTGGCCGACACCGTCGACGGGCTGCGCAAGCACGCCCCGCGGACGATCGAGCTGACCTTCGATCGCGACGTCGACACCACCACGCTCACGCAGCTCGACGGCGTCCAGGTCACCGGGACGGACCCGCGCCGCGTGCTGCTCACCATCACCGGACCCGTCGCGCCGGTGCTCCGCGCGATCGCACCGCTCGACCCGATCGACCTCCTCGCACGGCCGGCCGACCTCGACGAGCTGTTCCTCGACTACTACCGTTCCACCGACCTTCCGGAGGCCACCCGTGCGCACTGA
- a CDS encoding ABC transporter permease, with amino-acid sequence MSHPTTLRRSSLHAADVLRVGSVGLLSRRLRAALSALGIAIGIAAMVGVLGISQSSSAALLSSLDRLGTNLLTVQAGTGIGAGDATLPTTSELMLRRIGPVQTVSSVTSVDATVRRTDLVPETRTQGLTVKAADLDLVESLAGSVANGRWLDAASAQLPVVVLGSVAAERLGIDDVAIAPMVWIGDQWFAVIGILDSFELAQDIDRSVLIGRPYATGSMDAAEAPETIYLRTDPAALDTVRAVVPATANPENPDQVEVSRPSDAIAAKAAASSAFTGLFLGLGAVALLVGGVGIANVMVISVLERRSEIGLRRALGATRRHVSLQFLMESLLLSAVGGLVGVLLGAAVTAGYDVLRGWQVVVPLVGVAGGFVAALAIGAVAGLYPAMRAARLPPTEALRTV; translated from the coding sequence ATGTCGCATCCCACCACGCTGCGGCGGAGCTCTCTGCACGCCGCGGACGTGCTGCGCGTCGGCTCGGTCGGGCTGCTGAGCCGGCGGCTCCGTGCGGCGCTCTCGGCACTCGGGATCGCGATCGGTATCGCGGCGATGGTCGGGGTCCTCGGGATCTCGCAGTCGTCGAGCGCCGCGCTGTTGTCCTCTCTCGACCGGCTCGGCACCAACCTCCTCACGGTCCAGGCCGGCACCGGCATCGGGGCCGGCGACGCGACCCTCCCGACCACGAGCGAGCTCATGCTCCGGCGGATCGGCCCGGTGCAGACCGTCAGCTCGGTGACGTCCGTGGACGCGACCGTGCGCCGGACGGACCTGGTCCCGGAGACGCGGACGCAGGGCCTCACCGTCAAGGCGGCCGACCTCGACCTCGTCGAGTCCCTCGCCGGGTCCGTCGCGAACGGCCGGTGGCTCGACGCGGCCAGCGCCCAGCTCCCGGTGGTCGTGCTCGGTTCGGTCGCGGCGGAACGTCTCGGCATCGACGACGTCGCGATCGCCCCGATGGTGTGGATCGGCGACCAGTGGTTCGCGGTGATCGGGATACTCGACTCGTTCGAGCTCGCGCAGGACATCGACCGCTCGGTGCTGATCGGCCGCCCGTACGCCACCGGGTCGATGGACGCCGCCGAGGCGCCGGAGACCATCTACCTGCGCACCGACCCGGCCGCACTGGACACCGTGCGGGCCGTGGTCCCCGCGACCGCGAACCCGGAGAACCCGGACCAGGTCGAGGTGTCGCGCCCGTCCGACGCGATCGCCGCGAAGGCCGCCGCGAGCAGCGCCTTCACCGGGCTGTTCCTCGGCCTGGGCGCGGTGGCGCTGCTCGTCGGCGGTGTCGGCATCGCGAACGTCATGGTCATCTCGGTGCTCGAGCGTCGGTCGGAGATCGGTCTGCGCCGGGCCCTGGGGGCCACCCGCCGGCACGTGAGCCTGCAGTTCCTCATGGAGTCGCTGCTGCTCTCCGCAGTCGGTGGCCTCGTCGGCGTCCTGCTCGGGGCCGCCGTCACCGCCGGGTACGACGTCCTGCGCGGCTGGCAGGTCGTCGTGCCGCTCGTCGGTGTGGCCGGCGGGTTCGTCGCCGCTCTCGCCATCGGCGCGGTGGCCGGGCTCTACCCGGCGATGCGCGCCGCCCGACTCCCTCCCACCGAAGCGCTGAGGACCGTCTGA
- a CDS encoding YafY family protein, with protein MKRVERLHALVEMLRRNGSRGCTAERLAAEFGVSVRTVKRDLAALEHSGAPIWSRPGPGGGYGLAARANLPPVSLTPAQAVALLAAVSAASDAPYADLASAGVKKILDVLDPRTRTRADELASRIWVDRRSPPVRAVRSALDEAMAEQRVVRIRYVARDGSTTTRDVEPVMFGSTNGRWYLIGWCRLRSAIRWFLVTRIEHASVTTIPCGDHGVQEVGDPPATARSVQSGGG; from the coding sequence ATGAAGCGGGTGGAACGGCTCCACGCCCTGGTCGAGATGTTGCGCCGCAACGGTTCCCGCGGATGCACGGCCGAGCGACTCGCGGCGGAGTTCGGGGTCTCGGTGCGGACGGTCAAGCGCGACCTCGCCGCCCTCGAGCACAGCGGAGCCCCGATCTGGTCGCGCCCGGGCCCCGGCGGCGGCTACGGTCTGGCCGCCAGGGCGAACCTCCCGCCGGTCAGCCTGACGCCCGCGCAGGCTGTGGCGCTCCTCGCGGCCGTCTCGGCTGCCTCCGACGCCCCCTATGCCGACCTGGCCTCGGCCGGTGTGAAGAAGATCCTCGACGTCCTCGACCCGCGGACCCGGACAAGGGCCGACGAGCTCGCGAGTCGCATCTGGGTGGACCGGCGGTCACCTCCGGTTCGCGCGGTCAGATCGGCACTCGACGAAGCGATGGCCGAGCAACGCGTCGTGCGCATCCGCTACGTCGCGCGTGACGGCAGCACGACGACCCGCGACGTCGAGCCGGTCATGTTCGGATCCACGAACGGCCGCTGGTACCTGATCGGATGGTGCCGGTTGCGCAGTGCCATCCGGTGGTTCCTCGTGACGCGGATCGAGCACGCCAGCGTGACCACGATCCCGTGTGGGGATCACGGAGTTCAGGAAGTCGGTGATCCGCCGGCGACGGCTCGGTCTGTGCAGAGCGGAGGTGGGTGA
- a CDS encoding ABC transporter permease, with protein MRTEIAQIDLRLRRRSIIWFAVGLAAYAFLLVAMYPSVKSDASLGDLTANNPTVAAMLGVNGSLTAPTGWVNGNLYANFLPLMILLLTIGYGASSIAGQSEDGSLGLVATLPISRRRLVREKSLVLALLAVPIAVLTMAFILLGRHYQLTLPTGAVIGSTVAILVMGVDFGLVAMLIGVLSGSRGLALGLTSALAAASYLVSSLAPVLSWAHTLRPASLFYWAVGGDQLTAGPSLSAWAVLVLVGVALHLAIVVLIERLDIR; from the coding sequence GTGCGCACTGAGATCGCCCAGATCGACCTCCGGCTGCGTCGCCGCTCGATCATCTGGTTCGCCGTCGGCCTTGCGGCGTACGCCTTCCTGCTCGTCGCGATGTACCCGTCGGTCAAGTCCGACGCGTCGCTCGGCGACCTCACCGCGAACAACCCGACCGTCGCCGCGATGCTCGGGGTGAACGGCTCGCTGACGGCGCCGACCGGCTGGGTCAACGGCAACCTGTACGCGAACTTCCTGCCGCTCATGATCCTGCTGCTCACCATCGGGTACGGGGCCTCGTCGATCGCCGGACAGTCCGAGGACGGCTCACTCGGCCTCGTCGCGACGCTGCCGATCAGCCGACGCCGGCTCGTCCGCGAGAAGTCGCTCGTCCTGGCGCTGCTCGCGGTCCCGATCGCCGTCCTGACGATGGCGTTCATCCTGCTCGGGCGTCACTACCAGCTGACCCTGCCGACCGGCGCGGTCATCGGCTCGACGGTGGCGATCCTCGTCATGGGCGTGGACTTCGGACTGGTCGCGATGCTCATCGGGGTGCTCTCCGGCAGCCGCGGGCTCGCCCTCGGCCTGACCTCGGCCCTCGCGGCGGCGTCCTACCTGGTCAGCTCGCTGGCTCCGGTGCTGAGCTGGGCGCACACCCTGCGACCGGCGTCCTTGTTCTACTGGGCCGTCGGCGGCGACCAGCTCACCGCCGGACCGTCGCTCTCGGCCTGGGCGGTCCTGGTGCTCGTCGGCGTCGCCCTGCACCTCGCGATCGTCGTGCTGATCGAACGGCTCGACATCCGCTGA
- a CDS encoding cell wall metabolism sensor histidine kinase WalK encodes MRRSFARLARPSLRRRLALLSALAVVVAIASASALAYFTMSEALRNQVDRALLTNPLTVTGTFPQGSTTEGRVAGRLDPESLCSGTADVATRFQMVIGTVQVVRADGTTCTRDPADEVTPTAADVAVANGGAATSPRDDVTQGGTHVRVRTTALSSGYALLVARDLTDVDATLRQLALVLALATGAGALLATVAGLLVARTGLRPIDDLTRTAESIAATQDLGIPIPVRGDDEVARLATAFNAMTTALAVARARQQQLVADAGHELRTPLTSLRTNIELLARSEAAGRPLPPEDRRALLQSVTAQLVELGDLVTELTVLSHDEPQRAHETVRLDDVVRRAVERASRRGDHELLADLEPWELDGDPGALERAVLNLLDNAVKFSPAGSTVRLRLADGTLTVEDSGPGIADEDQSRVFDRFWRSERARGMPGSGLGLAIVADTAARHGGTVSASTAPEGGALLTFTLPGRRPAERPDSRV; translated from the coding sequence GTGCGCCGGTCCTTCGCGCGGCTCGCCCGCCCGAGCCTCCGCCGGCGGCTCGCCCTGCTCAGCGCCCTCGCCGTCGTCGTGGCGATCGCGAGCGCGAGCGCCCTCGCCTACTTCACGATGTCCGAGGCGCTGCGCAACCAGGTCGACCGCGCGCTGCTGACGAACCCGCTGACGGTCACCGGCACGTTCCCCCAGGGGTCGACGACCGAGGGACGCGTCGCGGGCCGGCTCGACCCCGAGTCCCTGTGCAGCGGCACCGCCGACGTCGCGACCCGGTTCCAGATGGTCATCGGCACGGTGCAGGTGGTGCGCGCCGACGGGACGACATGCACCCGGGACCCGGCCGACGAGGTCACCCCCACCGCGGCGGACGTCGCCGTCGCGAACGGTGGCGCGGCGACGTCCCCGCGCGACGACGTCACGCAGGGCGGCACCCACGTGCGCGTCCGGACCACGGCACTGAGCTCCGGCTACGCGCTGCTCGTCGCCCGGGACCTCACCGACGTCGACGCGACGCTCCGCCAGCTCGCCCTCGTGCTCGCGCTGGCGACCGGTGCCGGCGCCCTGCTCGCGACCGTCGCCGGCCTGCTCGTCGCGCGCACCGGCCTGCGCCCGATCGACGACCTCACCCGCACCGCCGAGAGCATCGCCGCCACCCAGGATCTCGGCATCCCGATCCCGGTGCGGGGCGACGACGAGGTCGCCCGGCTCGCCACCGCCTTCAACGCGATGACCACCGCCCTGGCCGTGGCGCGCGCCCGCCAGCAGCAGCTCGTCGCCGACGCCGGTCACGAGCTCCGCACCCCGCTGACCAGCCTGCGGACCAACATCGAGCTCCTCGCGCGCAGCGAGGCGGCCGGGCGCCCGCTGCCGCCCGAGGACCGCCGGGCGCTGCTGCAGAGCGTCACCGCCCAGCTCGTCGAGCTCGGCGACCTGGTCACCGAGCTCACCGTCCTCTCGCACGACGAACCGCAGCGCGCCCACGAGACCGTGCGGCTCGACGACGTCGTCCGGCGTGCGGTCGAGCGTGCCTCACGGCGCGGCGACCACGAGCTGCTGGCCGACCTCGAACCCTGGGAGCTCGACGGCGACCCGGGCGCGCTGGAGCGTGCGGTCCTCAACCTGCTCGACAACGCGGTCAAGTTCTCCCCTGCCGGCTCGACCGTGCGCCTGCGGCTCGCCGACGGGACGCTGACCGTCGAGGACTCCGGGCCGGGCATCGCGGACGAGGACCAGTCACGCGTCTTCGACCGGTTCTGGCGCTCGGAGCGCGCCCGCGGGATGCCCGGCAGCGGGCTCGGCCTGGCGATCGTCGCCGACACGGCCGCGCGGCACGGCGGCACGGTCTCCGCGTCGACCGCGCCGGAGGGCGGAGCGCTCCTCACGTTCACCCTCCCGGGCCGACGGCCCGCCGAGCGACCGGACTCGCGCGTCTGA